From one Microbacterium sp. 10M-3C3 genomic stretch:
- a CDS encoding EI24 domain-containing protein: MRDVGEGVRDLLRGFGFWSRRPGVMALGLVPALVVAAVFAAALVALVIAVPTIATAVTPFAEGWPPFWSTLLRVGVAIATVGGALILAAVTFTAVTLIVGEPFYDRVWRAVEQDAGGDVPEQGPGFWRSAGDGVVLVVRGVGVAVIAWLVGLVPIVGGIAGTVVGVILTGRLLADELSSRALSARGYDRAARRRLLRANRSRVLGFGVATQLCFLIPLGAVAVMPAAVAGSTLLARRLLELSPASSPAAAPAPRG, translated from the coding sequence AGGGTGTCAGGGATCTCCTGCGCGGCTTCGGATTCTGGAGCCGCCGCCCCGGCGTGATGGCGCTCGGGCTGGTCCCGGCGCTCGTCGTGGCGGCCGTCTTCGCCGCCGCGCTCGTGGCCCTCGTGATCGCGGTCCCCACGATCGCGACGGCCGTCACCCCCTTCGCGGAGGGGTGGCCGCCCTTCTGGTCGACGCTGCTGCGGGTGGGGGTGGCGATCGCGACCGTCGGGGGCGCGCTCATCCTCGCCGCCGTGACCTTCACCGCCGTCACGCTGATCGTCGGCGAGCCGTTCTACGATCGCGTCTGGCGCGCCGTCGAGCAGGACGCCGGCGGCGATGTGCCCGAACAGGGGCCGGGCTTCTGGCGGTCGGCCGGCGACGGAGTCGTCCTCGTGGTGCGCGGCGTCGGCGTCGCGGTCATCGCGTGGCTCGTCGGGCTCGTCCCGATCGTGGGAGGCATCGCCGGCACGGTCGTGGGTGTGATCCTCACGGGCCGGCTGCTCGCCGACGAGCTCTCCTCTCGCGCGCTGTCCGCGCGCGGCTACGACCGCGCCGCGCGGCGGCGACTCCTCCGCGCGAACAGATCGCGCGTGCTCGGTTTCGGGGTCGCCACGCAGCTGTGCTTCCTCATCCCCCTCGGCGCGGTCGCCGTGATGCCCGCGGCGGTGGCCGGATCGACGCTCCTCGCGCGCCGCCTGCTCGAGCTCAGCCCTGCTTCTTCACCGGCGGCGGCGCCTGCACCGCGCGGATGA